The Microcystis aeruginosa NIES-843 sequence AAGTTACTCGCATTCCTAATTTTTGTCCTAGAAGTTGATATGACGGCTATTTGTGGCAGCTCAGAGTGAATTTATGAGTCTTGTACTGGTTTGCTAAGGCTGTCTCACTATAACTGATAGTTTCTCATCAGTCTCTCATCTATTGTCAGAGAAAGAGGTGCGCTTGGCAAGGGAATCGCTCAATTTATTTGCTACTCTTGCAGAAAATCCTCGGTTTTTACCTAATCAGATAGCAGATACCTGTAGCCGGTGATAGAGATGAGCATTAGGTGCTTTTGTACTACTATTAAGACCATTGAAGGCGATCGAGTTTTCTGGTGCGAAGTGCCACAATTAAGAAAATCGATCGATGCGATCGCTGGAAGCGTGGCCGATGATGAAGCGGTGTATTTTTATCTGTGGCAATGGTTACAGAATGATCCTAATAACCAATTAGTCAAGTCCCATTGGATGGTTTTCTTACAATATCGCTCCTGTATGGTAACTCAAAGGGTCTATAAAAATGTTGGCCATCGGATCGATGCTGATTATGAAACCCTCTTCTACTATTTGCTGAATTTGCTTGCCACGGCAATCACCAACAATCCTCGCAATTTTTACGGTAACTTTCAGGATAACAAGACCAAACCGGGATTTTTTCGCTTAATCTTAGAAAAATGGACAGATAAAAAATTAAGAAATACTCTCTATAATTTTCTGCGAGGAGAGTATAAAACGATTGGCAGGACTAATCTCGGTATAGTCAGTCTTTTTAGTGCGAATAAAATTCAAAAAGTTTTACGAACATCGGGTATCTTTAACGAGAATCATCTGCTAATATTTAACTGTTTTCGAGAGGTTAAAAAAGCTTCTCTTAGATCATTGGATAAGTGGCAAGAGGAGGATTGGCAACAGGTAATCGATCGCCTACAGCAGTTACAACCGCAAGTTATTCTCACCGTTGAGGAAGTGCAAGCAAAACTCAATCAAATAGGGGAGATAATGCGTAATCATATCGATCCTCCTTACTCTAAATTTGAGCCTAATAATTATGACGATAATAGCAATTACTTTTGGGAAAATATCCCCAGCAAGAAGCCAAGTAAAGATTTACTACAACAGCAAGAAATCCAGGAAGATATTAATAAGTTATTAATCACTCTTGAGGATGAAGTTAAACAGATTGTATATTATTACTATCATCAAAAGATGACGCAAGCACAGATCGCTAATCGATTGGGAGTTCATTCATCTACTATTAGTCGAGAAATAACCCAATTATGTAAAAAAATTTATCAGCTACTCTGTGCAAGGGAAGGCAAAGATTGCCCTATTTTGTTAAATGAGATTCAATTAGAATCTCGGCAAAAACAAGAGATCGATGCTTATCTAAAATATTTTTGTCAGTCCTACTTAACTCAAATCTAATCTGTTAGGAGATACCATGAAAGTCAACCTCGATATTTTGCAACAAATTAACCCGAAATCCCTTTGGCTAACTTTTTCGGAAACAGAGATTAAACAAGCTCGATCGATTCTCGGTCAATACTCTAATCAAACCGCCAAAAATCAGGCTTTGATTAATTACTTGGTGCAAATATGCTTAAGCAATTGGCTGAAAGATAATCTTGATTGTTCCCTTCAAATAATACCTGAAAACCATCAGTATCTTTGGGAGTTTATTAACGGGTTTACTTGGCAGATTAAAGACAAAAAAGTTACTACTATTCCCAGTCAAGCGATTGACATTGAGGGATTGACAATAGAGCAAGAATGGGTTGATATTCCCGATTTAGCGGCAGATTTTTATCTAGGGGTGCAGGTAGATTTAGCAGAAAAATTTCTCAATATCTGGGGTTTTATATCCAGAAAAGATGTTAAAAATCTCGCAGAATACGATTCAATTTACCATCAATATTATTTAGATAGTGAGCAAATGATTGATGATTTAGATATTCTTTGGCAGAGTTGTTTAGAGGGAGAGAGTGAACAAGAAAAACTGGAATCTTTAGCAAATTTATCGCCAGCAACAGCAGAAAAATTAATTAAAAAGTTAGGTCAAGTTTCACCCTATTCTCCGAGATTAGATATTAGTTGTCAGCAGTGGTTAGCTTTGTTGAATGATCAGCAATGGCGAGAAAAACTTTATCAGCAGCGTCTAGAAATAATCCCCACTAAACTTAGTCAATGGTTACAGGGAATTATTACAGAGAAATGGCAGGAAATCCTCAGCACTATCGACAATTATCGTCCAATTAATCCAGGGTTTTTGTTGGCTGCTGAAAAAATCAGCAGCCGAGAATCTCCGACAGATATTCAGCGAGAAATTAGACAACTGTATGCTAGTCAAAAAGAGGTGGAATTTTCGGAACATTTAACCCCAGAGGAAGCTTTAGCAAAACTGCAACATCAAACCCAAGATGAAACTATTCGCTGGCAAGCGGCCGAATATCTCTGGAATATTGATCCTCATTATCCCAATGCTGCTATTCGTAAAATGCTCGATGTGGGTAGTCAATTAATGGGTTATAAAATCGCTTTAATGGTGGGAGTTTTATCGACCAGTGACCAGAGAATTGCTGTTTTAATTCGTGCCTATGCCATGGACAATTTTGCCAAGCTACCCCCTGGTTTATCTTTGCAAATTAGCGATGAAATAGGCCAATTAATCCCCGGTTTAGAAGCAAGAGCAAGGGAGAAACCCTTAGATAGCTATCTACAGCTTTATTTTCTAGCTGATGCCGACGATCGCTTTAATGTTAACCTAAGTTTAGGGGACAGTAGCATTACCGAACAGTTTAGGATTTAATAGAGATAGCAGAAAATGTCAAGGGTAGAGACATGAGCAGAGTTGTGATTCTGAAAATTGGTGATGGCAGTTTTGAGACGGGATTTTCCGTCACTCTAGAAATTCGTGACAATCATCTCTTGATAGCACCTTTTGCGGAGGGTAGATTAGTCCCTAACCTTGACATTGCTGACGCTTTGCAAAATTATCGTCGAGCTTATTATCATTGGGTAAAAAGTCAACCCAGTTTAGGAATTACCGTTCCTCATAGCATGATCACCCATGCAGCGGTAGGTGATCCTAGAGACAACCTCAAAAAAGCCACTAAAACTTTAAAAGATAGCTTAAATGAATGGCTAAATTCCAGTTCTCTGAGTTCGATACAAAATCATATCTTGTTCCATATAGGTACTGAGTCAGAAGTAAGATTTTTTATCCAAACTACCCACTTTGATCTACAACAAATTCCCTGGGAGTCTTGGAATTTTTTACACAAATGGTTTCCCGATGTGGAAATTGCTCTTACTATCCAGATAGATCCCCCGAGAGAACGTACTTTTACTTATCCGATTAATGTTTTAGTAATTTTGGGCAATATTGACATCGAAAACAAGCATACTTCCCTGTGTTTATCCAGTTTGCAAACGGTACTAGGAAACCAAGATAAGGTTTCTATGCAAATATTAAGTCCTGGTTCAGACCCTCCTCTTTCAACGATAAATATTCACAATGAGTTGATCAAAAATCCATGGGATATTGTAGTTTATTTAGGTCATAGTCAAACCAGTAGTGACGGTCACGATGGAGTTTTTATCATTGATAATGATACGGCTTTATCTCCAGAACATAACTTAAGAAATTCCCTAGAAAAAGCTGTTAAAAAAGGCTTAAAACTTGTTATCTGTAATTCCTGCGATGGTTTAGGTATTGGCCGTCAGTTGGCTAATATCGGAGTACCCCATATTATTGTTATGAAAGAACCGATCGCCGTGCGGGTTGCTTTGAGATTTCTAGAAGTTTTTCTTCCCAATTTTCTTGGACATAAATCCCTACAAGAATCCTTAACAATCGCTCGACAAGACTTAAAATTACACGCATTTGCGGTGGATGCTGCTAGTTCTTCTTTGCTGCCTCGTTTGATAGAAAATCCTGAAGAACCACCGTTAATTTTACCTTTACCCCCTGAAAATACGGAGGAAAATCACCAAAATAATCATGAGCAAAGTTGGCCTTTACGTCTATCTAGTCGCTGGAAACAAGCTCTGTTATTTATTTTAAGTCTTCTGGTAACTTTATCAATTTTATATTGGGGAGGAGTATTTTCCGATGATGCTAGTAAATACCCAGAAATTAGCTTAGGTGAAGAAATATTATTAAAGACAAACCGACAAGATAACATTATTGAACGGGGAAGACAAGCTTTTAAAAACAAAGAATATAAACAAGCAATTCAGCTTTTTAAAAAATCCCTCGATCGCTTGCCCAATAATCCAGAGATTCGCATCTATTATAATAACGCTCGTGCGGCCTATCAAGACAGAAATCCCTTAAAAATTGCCACCAGTGTTCCGCTTGGTAATAATCCAGAAACTGCTCAGGAAATTTTACGAGGTATTGCTTTATTCCAAGAGGAGTTAAACGATGAACAGGCCAAAAACCCCGATTTTCACTTTCTACAGGTAGTGGTCGCTAATGATAATAATAGCCCCGTAGATGCCAAAGATCGAGCCGAAAAATTTGTTAAAGATCCGTCAATCTTAGCAGTGGTTGGTCATAATGCTTCTGCTGCTAGTGAAGCGGCCAAAGATATCTATGTACAAGGGAAAATTGTTGCCCTATCTCCCACCAGCTTTTCCCCGAAAATCTCCGGTAATGGCTATGTGTATAAGATGGTTCCCGATCTGGAAACTTTTGCCACAACCTTAAGTGAATACATCCGCAAACAAACTGACAAGCTAATTATCCAAAACCCCACTAATTTAATTTGTTACGATAATCGCTCTGGGGATAATTATAACTTCGCTCAAAAATATAGAAACATTCTTCTCGGTCAGCAGTTTCAAAAAGTCATTAAAGATGCAGATTTTGACTGCAATATCGAACCAAAAAATAATTTAGATCAAGAGAAAATTTATCAAAAAATCGCTCAATACCAAGTAAATATTCTCATGATTGCTCCCTATATTAACGATCTGAAAAGAGCCGTCAGTATCTTTAAGCAACGTCCCGCACAACAGTTAAACTTAGTGATTTTAGGTTCCCCCACCTTTCAAAGTTATCTCACCCTTGCAGAAGGTAAACAAGGAGTAGAAAATTTAGTTATCACCGTGCCTTGGTATGATCTCAAACAAGATAATTATATCCACAGTTTTTGGCAAAATAAGATCAATGTTTGGCGCACTCCCATGGCCTACGATGCGACCAAAGTTATCCTCACCGCTTTGCGACAGTTATACCAACAAGGACAAAAATTCGATCGAGAATTATTAAATCAAGTTTTAAGAAACGATTTTTCTATCGAAGGAATGACTGGCACTGTTAGATTCGATGAGAATGGTGTCCGCAACATGAACAATAATCCTGATGATCGCCGCTACTTGATTCTACAGGTCAAAAAGGGTCAATTTGTCCCCCTCGCTCCCATTAAATCTGCCGGTCCAGTCTAAACCTTCCTATCCTTGTCAAGACTTTTTACAAAACTTAACCTTACCCACTGCATCAAAGTTAGCCATCACTCCTAATTAACAGGTAACACCTCTAGGAGACAAACGGCATGAAATTGTTAAAAAAATTAACCCCAAAG is a genomic window containing:
- a CDS encoding ABC transporter substrate-binding protein, whose product is MSRVVILKIGDGSFETGFSVTLEIRDNHLLIAPFAEGRLVPNLDIADALQNYRRAYYHWVKSQPSLGITVPHSMITHAAVGDPRDNLKKATKTLKDSLNEWLNSSSLSSIQNHILFHIGTESEVRFFIQTTHFDLQQIPWESWNFLHKWFPDVEIALTIQIDPPRERTFTYPINVLVILGNIDIENKHTSLCLSSLQTVLGNQDKVSMQILSPGSDPPLSTINIHNELIKNPWDIVVYLGHSQTSSDGHDGVFIIDNDTALSPEHNLRNSLEKAVKKGLKLVICNSCDGLGIGRQLANIGVPHIIVMKEPIAVRVALRFLEVFLPNFLGHKSLQESLTIARQDLKLHAFAVDAASSSLLPRLIENPEEPPLILPLPPENTEENHQNNHEQSWPLRLSSRWKQALLFILSLLVTLSILYWGGVFSDDASKYPEISLGEEILLKTNRQDNIIERGRQAFKNKEYKQAIQLFKKSLDRLPNNPEIRIYYNNARAAYQDRNPLKIATSVPLGNNPETAQEILRGIALFQEELNDEQAKNPDFHFLQVVVANDNNSPVDAKDRAEKFVKDPSILAVVGHNASAASEAAKDIYVQGKIVALSPTSFSPKISGNGYVYKMVPDLETFATTLSEYIRKQTDKLIIQNPTNLICYDNRSGDNYNFAQKYRNILLGQQFQKVIKDADFDCNIEPKNNLDQEKIYQKIAQYQVNILMIAPYINDLKRAVSIFKQRPAQQLNLVILGSPTFQSYLTLAEGKQGVENLVITVPWYDLKQDNYIHSFWQNKINVWRTPMAYDATKVILTALRQLYQQGQKFDRELLNQVLRNDFSIEGMTGTVRFDENGVRNMNNNPDDRRYLILQVKKGQFVPLAPIKSAGPV
- a CDS encoding sigma factor-like helix-turn-helix DNA-binding protein, with the protein product MSIRCFCTTIKTIEGDRVFWCEVPQLRKSIDAIAGSVADDEAVYFYLWQWLQNDPNNQLVKSHWMVFLQYRSCMVTQRVYKNVGHRIDADYETLFYYLLNLLATAITNNPRNFYGNFQDNKTKPGFFRLILEKWTDKKLRNTLYNFLRGEYKTIGRTNLGIVSLFSANKIQKVLRTSGIFNENHLLIFNCFREVKKASLRSLDKWQEEDWQQVIDRLQQLQPQVILTVEEVQAKLNQIGEIMRNHIDPPYSKFEPNNYDDNSNYFWENIPSKKPSKDLLQQQEIQEDINKLLITLEDEVKQIVYYYYHQKMTQAQIANRLGVHSSTISREITQLCKKIYQLLCAREGKDCPILLNEIQLESRQKQEIDAYLKYFCQSYLTQI
- a CDS encoding DUF1822 family protein codes for the protein MKVNLDILQQINPKSLWLTFSETEIKQARSILGQYSNQTAKNQALINYLVQICLSNWLKDNLDCSLQIIPENHQYLWEFINGFTWQIKDKKVTTIPSQAIDIEGLTIEQEWVDIPDLAADFYLGVQVDLAEKFLNIWGFISRKDVKNLAEYDSIYHQYYLDSEQMIDDLDILWQSCLEGESEQEKLESLANLSPATAEKLIKKLGQVSPYSPRLDISCQQWLALLNDQQWREKLYQQRLEIIPTKLSQWLQGIITEKWQEILSTIDNYRPINPGFLLAAEKISSRESPTDIQREIRQLYASQKEVEFSEHLTPEEALAKLQHQTQDETIRWQAAEYLWNIDPHYPNAAIRKMLDVGSQLMGYKIALMVGVLSTSDQRIAVLIRAYAMDNFAKLPPGLSLQISDEIGQLIPGLEARAREKPLDSYLQLYFLADADDRFNVNLSLGDSSITEQFRI